One window of the Daphnia pulex isolate KAP4 chromosome 8, ASM2113471v1 genome contains the following:
- the LOC124200540 gene encoding ATP-dependent DNA helicase PIF1-like, translating into MVTPHMLGLIDTRLRQLKGEPDKLYGGVHLIFCGDFYQLPPVGSDTIYSNINATAGVNTIRASNGRHTWKTCLTDVIELTKNHRQQDPKWASALEHFRVNQPRQDDIDLVSSRYMFDDLHPIPSPPKFTMTAFPFNDKREKALRYCEQQLLQKLPNCRKLDDWRTHDILLVKAIVKPSKTSNPMTETQIEAIRNLGSKKLGRSGNLYCIVDAPYIVTKNADVSKGVANGTLAFLQGAYRLRQRCTMSLFQHKNSAWNNVSPFTIIPKGWFPVVPSTKSAECNFNEFYRTKIQMHQLPCVLSLVFTGHKTQGLTTDSIILACLAPKDKSGVSGWLYVILSRVKTIEGLFLMENIEKKSGQIRRKI; encoded by the exons ATGGTGACACCACACATGCTGGGTCTCATCGACACTAGACTGAGGCAATTAAAAGGCGAACCCGACAAACTCTACGGTGGTGTTCACCTCATCTTTTGTGGCGACTTCTACCAACTTCCACCGGTCGGCAGCGACACCATTTACTCCAACATCAATGCCACAGCAGGTGTCAATACCATCCGAGCATCGAACGGCCGGCACACTTGGAAAACGTGCCTCACCGACGTCATAGAACTCACCAAAAACCACAGGCAACAAGACCCGAAATGGGCATCGGCCCTCGAACATTTTAGGGTCAATCAACCTCGTCAAGATGACATCGATTTAGTTTCCAGCAGGTACATGTTCGATGACCTCCATCCCATACCCAGTCCACCAAAATTTACCATGACGGCCTTCCCTTTCAATGACAAGCGCGAAAAAGCGCTGCGATACTGCGAGCAACAGCTCCTTCAAAAACTCCCCAATTGCAGAAAACTTGACGACTGGCGTACCCACGACATCTTGCTGGTTAAAGCCATCGTCAAACCCTCCAAAACATCCAACCCCATGACAGAAACCCAAATAGAAGCCATCCGTAATCTAGGCTCCAAAAAACTAGGTCGGTCAGGCAACTTGTACTGTATCGTCGACGCACCATACATCGTCACGAAAAACGCCGACGTTTCCAAAGGAGTGGCCAACGGAACGCTAGCCTTCCTTCAG ggTGCCTACCGTCTACGCCAACGATGTACAATGTCATtatttcaacataaaaattctGCATGGAACAACGTCTCTCCTTTCACCATCATACCCAAAGGCTGGTTCCCGGTCGTCCCTTCCACCAAATCCGCCGAATGCAATTTCAACGAATTCTACCGGACCAAAATTCAGATGCACCAGTTGCCGTGCGTCCTATCCTTAGTTTTCACTGGACACAAAACGCAAGGACTCACCACCGACTCCATAATTCTAGCTTGCTTGGCCCCCAAAGATAAATCAGGAGTCAGTGGATGGCTTTACGTCATTCTGTCAAGGGTAAAAACCATCGAAGGATTGTTTCTAATggaaaatatcgaaaaaaaatccggCCAAATACGTCGCAAGATCTGA
- the LOC124199329 gene encoding uncharacterized protein LOC124199329 isoform X1, which produces MAPAIKEKAWSTLQIENLLDEYMARKGVILGALRPGFTKEHKKRAWTEIVEALGHACPDEPFHDVEETKKKFANIKAIATANIAECNRSLSETGGGQQVILKPLHLKMLNELFGLVFGKTNAALAGSIPGGVQSETRISDPTQELIGRSNNEKDAPSIHDSEPLPSSCSNNEHVEIASDIYRDDPELEMAMTICNRKSFEEFQEDEDDYVANSPTCSLREAVNRCKRQRCEKSDMSSSKRLLRDRLDVLNSTMLARKLMDDPIRDDEIPKDLYDIMYGKTTDSI; this is translated from the exons ATGGCCCCAGcaataaaggaaaaagctTGGTCGACAttacaaatagaaaatttattgGATGAATATATGGCTAGAAAG GGTGTTATTCTTGGTGCCTTGAGGCCGGGTTTTACCAAAGAACACAAAAAACGTGCTTGGACAGAAATTGTAGAAGCCTTAGGACATGCCTGCCCTGATGAACCATTTCATGATGTTGaggagacgaagaagaaatttgctAACATCAAAGCAATAGCAACTGCTAATATTGCTGAATGTAATCGTAGTTTGAGTGAGACAG GAGGTGGCCAACAAGTAATTCTTAAACCGTTGCATCTTAAAATGCTGAATGAACTCTTTGGCCTCGTCTTTGGCAAAACCAATGCTGCCCTTGCAGGCTCTATTCCA GGAGGGGTGCAGTCTGAAACTCGTATCAGTGACCCAACTCAAGAGCTTATTGGAAGATCCAACAATGAAAAGGATGCTCCGAGTATTCACGATTCTGAGCCCCTTCCTTCATCATGCTCTAATAATGAACACGTAGAGATTGCATCAGACATATATCGTGATGATCCCGAATTAGAAATGGCTATGACAATCTGCAATCGCAAATCTTTTGAAGAGTTCcaagaagacgaagatgatTACGTAGCCAATTCCCCTACTTGTAGTTTACGTGAGGCAGTTAATCGTTGTAAACGTCAACGATGCGAAAAATCTGATATGTCATCATCAAAACGTCTTCTTCGTGATAGGCTTGACGTTCTTAATTCCACCATGTTAGCACGTAAACTAATGGATGACCCCATTAGAGACGATGAAATCCCCAAAGATCTCTACGATATCATGTATGGAAAGACTACAGATTCAATCTAA
- the LOC124199329 gene encoding uncharacterized protein LOC124199329 isoform X2 yields MAPAIKEKAWSTLQIENLLDEYMARKGVILGALRPGFTKEHKKRAWTEIVEALGHACPDEPFHDVEETKKKFANIKAIATANIAECNRSLRGGQQVILKPLHLKMLNELFGLVFGKTNAALAGSIPGGVQSETRISDPTQELIGRSNNEKDAPSIHDSEPLPSSCSNNEHVEIASDIYRDDPELEMAMTICNRKSFEEFQEDEDDYVANSPTCSLREAVNRCKRQRCEKSDMSSSKRLLRDRLDVLNSTMLARKLMDDPIRDDEIPKDLYDIMYGKTTDSI; encoded by the exons ATGGCCCCAGcaataaaggaaaaagctTGGTCGACAttacaaatagaaaatttattgGATGAATATATGGCTAGAAAG GGTGTTATTCTTGGTGCCTTGAGGCCGGGTTTTACCAAAGAACACAAAAAACGTGCTTGGACAGAAATTGTAGAAGCCTTAGGACATGCCTGCCCTGATGAACCATTTCATGATGTTGaggagacgaagaagaaatttgctAACATCAAAGCAATAGCAACTGCTAATATTGCTGAATGTAATCGTAGTTTGA GAGGTGGCCAACAAGTAATTCTTAAACCGTTGCATCTTAAAATGCTGAATGAACTCTTTGGCCTCGTCTTTGGCAAAACCAATGCTGCCCTTGCAGGCTCTATTCCA GGAGGGGTGCAGTCTGAAACTCGTATCAGTGACCCAACTCAAGAGCTTATTGGAAGATCCAACAATGAAAAGGATGCTCCGAGTATTCACGATTCTGAGCCCCTTCCTTCATCATGCTCTAATAATGAACACGTAGAGATTGCATCAGACATATATCGTGATGATCCCGAATTAGAAATGGCTATGACAATCTGCAATCGCAAATCTTTTGAAGAGTTCcaagaagacgaagatgatTACGTAGCCAATTCCCCTACTTGTAGTTTACGTGAGGCAGTTAATCGTTGTAAACGTCAACGATGCGAAAAATCTGATATGTCATCATCAAAACGTCTTCTTCGTGATAGGCTTGACGTTCTTAATTCCACCATGTTAGCACGTAAACTAATGGATGACCCCATTAGAGACGATGAAATCCCCAAAGATCTCTACGATATCATGTATGGAAAGACTACAGATTCAATCTAA